In Cytophagia bacterium CHB2, one genomic interval encodes:
- the mscL gene encoding large-conductance mechanosensitive channel protein MscL, whose product MFKEFKEFAMRGNVVDMAVGIIIGAAFGGIVTSLVNDVLMPPIGVLTGGIDFSKLALSLQDEPAVTIKYGVFINAVINFLIIAFAIFMLVRAMNRLKRKEEAAPAAPTTKECPECLMTIPLKAKRCGHCTAVVA is encoded by the coding sequence ATGTTTAAAGAGTTCAAAGAATTTGCGATGCGCGGCAATGTCGTGGACATGGCCGTGGGTATCATTATCGGCGCGGCGTTCGGCGGCATTGTCACCTCGCTGGTGAATGACGTGCTCATGCCTCCCATCGGGGTGTTGACCGGCGGCATCGACTTTAGCAAGCTTGCCCTCTCGCTGCAAGACGAACCGGCAGTAACGATCAAGTATGGCGTCTTTATCAACGCCGTCATCAACTTTCTCATCATTGCCTTTGCGATTTTCATGCTGGTGCGCGCCATGAATCGTTTGAAGAGAAAGGAAGAGGCGGCGCCGGCCGCGCCCACGACAAAAGAATGCCCGGAATGCCTGATGACCATTCCGCTCAAAGCCAAACGCTGCGGCCATTGCACCGCTGTCGTGGCCTGA